The Belonocnema kinseyi isolate 2016_QV_RU_SX_M_011 chromosome 10, B_treatae_v1, whole genome shotgun sequence genome has a window encoding:
- the LOC117182120 gene encoding uncharacterized protein LOC117182120: MPFHQFSHFTGRLRQSNQLLPLYPIPPVPLQSSEPPQMMFETIKTKPVQAAAAGSAGSAGSAASKLNDFGPHVSPKNREFMRKLQSDLEAPVFLAKGLPDKILFGITVALVTVGMIESIRFIYLRATKRI, from the exons ATGCCATTCCATCAGTTCAGCCACTTTACTGGAAGACTAAGGCAATCTAATCAGTTGCTACCACTGTATCCaatt CCTCCAGTTCCTCTGCAGAGTTCAGAACCGCCACAAATGATGTTCGAGACCATCAAAACGAAACCGGTCCAGGCTGCAGCTGCCGGATCTGCCGGATCTGCTGGATCTGCCGCCAGCAAACTCAACGATTTTGGGCCACATGTTAGCCCCAAGAATCGCGAATTCATGAGGAAGTTACAG tcggATTTGGAAGCGCCAGTATTCTTAGCCAAGGGTCTTCCagataaaattctttttggcATAACTGTGGCTTTGGTTACCGTTGGTATGATCGAGTCCATCCGGTTCATTTATTTGAGAGCCACCAAGAGGATTTAA
- the LOC117182119 gene encoding coiled-coil domain-containing protein 170 isoform X1, with product MSTMATAEEAKEAPASEDDDLKIFKTLYISSQKVDSEEAMTHEVTTALKSELAALEYKRDRLMSELQEMKNTVRSRDQRVVELQVEADQLREQAARQNAVVLSLKKRIQELEERERNHYATQGRNEIVIQGLQRDAKYHEDKAREYEQKIRQLEHNITEEIQLKERACLNLQDFVRRLAHALNAEFCDSTHHSPEMIIHKAEELVQEVNRLRTKSTNVETHLTSVEVDYRSCKDALDRAISEKEQLQRQTSTQLVDLDHFRQEKECLEMQYRVAERELNDLRDKLLNANRNITSANGNISSQEALICQLREDLKNREEKMQRVQNELRHLLESLAILLSTPNRFVESHENAIKDRIREIIADNKDQAVKIQNLKEKLHATSESANRQTELVETTMIKIRNLEEERSALEAKYHKIESELSSCELSRDSLRRDKQHCMTFLERLAKVMQLDEISQEIGMDLQTESLLVRAEQLARLETDKLVDKLLCCSYTTFPRIRRERIYHELPCLKETSVVYQLQRRVRTLREQLQRRDLHLDLLRRKLSLQEDGVRVKSMLQSERDEANLRAKKLAKQVDRLQMQLNDEKARSRELSAQLTEAADYKIAALERSRKIEELQKRLVESEMLRTKYNRKLTMLKDQMRSTNETIDQERSINDHSMQLLRDELAQVKQDLLEVRQSLSEATRRESQLQSFRSSVTKLLSEPVCTPDYEIISRLQKMVAAHRDFTMLSRRYDEPLETSPSRCTSIHPVHPPRSPGSRCTRYDDSGFADPPDMHDIDDDYNKRPIRSSLLP from the exons ATGAGCACTATGGCAACCGCGGAGGAGGCAAAGGAAGCACCTGCAAGCGAAGACGatgatttgaagatttttaaaactctttacaTCTCATCTCAAAAG gtTGATTCTGAGGAAGCGATGACACATGAAGTCACTACTGCCTTGAAAAGTGAACTGGCAGCCCTTGAGTACAAACGCGACAGGTTAATGTCCGAG CTTCAAGAGATGAAGAATACCGTAAGATCACGCGATCAAAGAGTCGTAGAACTTCAAGTAGAGGCTGATCAGCTACGAGAACAAGCAGCCAGGCAAAATGCCGTCGTTTTGAGCCTCAAGAAACGCATACAG gaattggaagagagagagaggaatCATTATGCAACTCAAGGAAGGAATGAAATTGTCATCCAAGGTCTCCAACGTGATGCGAAATATCACGAGGACAAAGCTCGagaatatgaacaaaaaattcgCCAACTAGAACATAACATCACAGAAGAAATTCAGCTAAAGGAGCGAGCTTGCCTCAACTTGCAG GACTTTGTACGAAGATTGGCACATGCTTTAAACGCCGAGTTTTGCGACAGTACTCACCATAGTCCTGAAATGATAATTCATAAAGCAGAGGAACTTGTACAGGAAGTCAATCGACTTCGCACTAAAAGTACAAACGTTGAGACACATTTAACTAGTGTCGAAGTCGATTATAGGTCTTGTAAGGATGCTTTGGATCGAGCGATTTCTGAAAAAGAACAGTTACAGAGACAAACCAGCACTCAGTTGGTGGATTTGGATCATTTTCGTCAG GAAAAAGAATGTCTGGAGATGCAGTACAGGGTAGCTGAACGAGAGTTGAACGATCTGCGAGACAAGCTGTTGAATGCTAATCGAAACATTACTAGTGCCAACGGAAACATTTCTAGCCAGGAAGCATTAATCTGCCAATTACGAG aggACCTGAAGAATAGAGAAGAAAAAATGCAAAGGGTACAAAATGAACTACGCCACCTTCTAGAGTCGTTAGCTATTCTTCTCAGCACTCCCAATAGGTTCGTCGAGTCTCATGAAAATGCGATAAAGGATAGAATACGGGAAATTATCGCTGACAATAAGGACCAAGCTGTG aaaattcaaaacctAAAAGAGAAATTGCATGCAACGTCTGAATCTGCAAATCGTCAAACTGAATTGGTTGAAACAACAATGATAAAAATTCGTAATCTTGAAGAAGAAAGATCCGCTTTGGAagcaaaatatcataaaattgaaTCAGAATTATCGTCTTGTGAACTTTCTAGAGATTCTTTACGCCGAGACAAACAAcac TGCATGACATTTTTGGAGAGGCTAGCAAAGGTAATGCAGTTAGATGAAATATCACAAGAAATTGGAATGGATCTTCAAACAGAGTCGCTGCTTGTTCGAGCTGAGCAATTAGCAAGATTAGAGACGGACAAATTAGTTGACAAG CTATTGTGTTGCAGCTACACAACGTTTCCCAGGATTCGACGAGAGCGAATATACCACGAACTTCCTTGCTTGAAAGAA ACTTCGGTTGTTTATCAACTTCAACGCCGGGTCAGAACGCTGCGTGAGCAACTTCAGCGGCGTGATCTTCACTTGGATCTTCTTCGCAGAAAACTCAGTCTTCAGGAAGATGGTGTTCGAGTGAAATCAATGCTGCAAAGTGAAAGAGATGAAGCAAACCTTCG AGCAAAGAAACTAGCAAAACAAGTTGACCGGTTACAGATGCAGTTAAATGATGAAAAAGCAAGGAGCAGAGAATTAAGTGCACAACTCACAGAGGCTGCAGATTATAAA ATAGCTGCATTGGAACGTAGTAGGAAGATAGAAGAGCTTCAAAAGCGTCTTGTTGAAAGTGAAATGTTGAGAACTAAATATAACAGGAAACTCACGATGCTAAAAGATCAGATGAGATCTACAAATGAAACAATAGATCAGGAAAGATCCATCAATGATCATTCAATGCAACTCCTCAGAGATGAATTAGCACAAGTAAAGCAAGATCTCTTGGAAGTTAGGCAGAGTCTGTCCGAAGCCACTCGTAGAGAATCACAG ttACAAAGTTTCCGATCGTCAGTGACAAAATTACTCTCAGAGCCAGTGTGTACACCCGATTATGAAATTATTTCACGCCTTCAGAAGATGGTCGCTGCACATCGTGACTTCACAATGTTATCTAGGAGATATGACGAGCCATTGGAAACCAGTCCTTCCAGATGCACCag CATTCATCCAGTCCATCCACCAAGATCACCAGGATCTCGCTGTACTCGGTACGATGATAGTGGATTTGCAGATCCACCAGATATGCACGACATCGATGATGATTACAACAAAAGACCTATTAGAAGTAGCCTACTTCCGTGA
- the LOC117182119 gene encoding coiled-coil domain-containing protein 170 isoform X2, producing the protein MSTMATAEEAKEAPASEDDDLKIFKTLYISSQKVDSEEAMTHEVTTALKSELAALEYKRDRLMSELQEMKNTVRSRDQRVVELQVEADQLREQAARQNAVVLSLKKRIQELEERERNHYATQGRNEIVIQGLQRDAKYHEDKAREYEQKIRQLEHNITEEIQLKERACLNLQDFVRRLAHALNAEFCDSTHHSPEMIIHKAEELVQEVNRLRTKSTNVETHLTSVEVDYRSCKDALDRAISEKEQLQRQTSTQLVDLDHFRQEKECLEMQYRVAERELNDLRDKLLNANRNITSANGNISSQEALICQLREDLKNREEKMQRVQNELRHLLESLAILLSTPNRFVESHENAIKDRIREIIADNKDQAVKIQNLKEKLHATSESANRQTELVETTMIKIRNLEEERSALEAKYHKIESELSSCELSRDSLRRDKQHCMTFLERLAKVMQLDEISQEIGMDLQTESLLVRAEQLARLETDKLVDKTSVVYQLQRRVRTLREQLQRRDLHLDLLRRKLSLQEDGVRVKSMLQSERDEANLRAKKLAKQVDRLQMQLNDEKARSRELSAQLTEAADYKIAALERSRKIEELQKRLVESEMLRTKYNRKLTMLKDQMRSTNETIDQERSINDHSMQLLRDELAQVKQDLLEVRQSLSEATRRESQLQSFRSSVTKLLSEPVCTPDYEIISRLQKMVAAHRDFTMLSRRYDEPLETSPSRCTSIHPVHPPRSPGSRCTRYDDSGFADPPDMHDIDDDYNKRPIRSSLLP; encoded by the exons ATGAGCACTATGGCAACCGCGGAGGAGGCAAAGGAAGCACCTGCAAGCGAAGACGatgatttgaagatttttaaaactctttacaTCTCATCTCAAAAG gtTGATTCTGAGGAAGCGATGACACATGAAGTCACTACTGCCTTGAAAAGTGAACTGGCAGCCCTTGAGTACAAACGCGACAGGTTAATGTCCGAG CTTCAAGAGATGAAGAATACCGTAAGATCACGCGATCAAAGAGTCGTAGAACTTCAAGTAGAGGCTGATCAGCTACGAGAACAAGCAGCCAGGCAAAATGCCGTCGTTTTGAGCCTCAAGAAACGCATACAG gaattggaagagagagagaggaatCATTATGCAACTCAAGGAAGGAATGAAATTGTCATCCAAGGTCTCCAACGTGATGCGAAATATCACGAGGACAAAGCTCGagaatatgaacaaaaaattcgCCAACTAGAACATAACATCACAGAAGAAATTCAGCTAAAGGAGCGAGCTTGCCTCAACTTGCAG GACTTTGTACGAAGATTGGCACATGCTTTAAACGCCGAGTTTTGCGACAGTACTCACCATAGTCCTGAAATGATAATTCATAAAGCAGAGGAACTTGTACAGGAAGTCAATCGACTTCGCACTAAAAGTACAAACGTTGAGACACATTTAACTAGTGTCGAAGTCGATTATAGGTCTTGTAAGGATGCTTTGGATCGAGCGATTTCTGAAAAAGAACAGTTACAGAGACAAACCAGCACTCAGTTGGTGGATTTGGATCATTTTCGTCAG GAAAAAGAATGTCTGGAGATGCAGTACAGGGTAGCTGAACGAGAGTTGAACGATCTGCGAGACAAGCTGTTGAATGCTAATCGAAACATTACTAGTGCCAACGGAAACATTTCTAGCCAGGAAGCATTAATCTGCCAATTACGAG aggACCTGAAGAATAGAGAAGAAAAAATGCAAAGGGTACAAAATGAACTACGCCACCTTCTAGAGTCGTTAGCTATTCTTCTCAGCACTCCCAATAGGTTCGTCGAGTCTCATGAAAATGCGATAAAGGATAGAATACGGGAAATTATCGCTGACAATAAGGACCAAGCTGTG aaaattcaaaacctAAAAGAGAAATTGCATGCAACGTCTGAATCTGCAAATCGTCAAACTGAATTGGTTGAAACAACAATGATAAAAATTCGTAATCTTGAAGAAGAAAGATCCGCTTTGGAagcaaaatatcataaaattgaaTCAGAATTATCGTCTTGTGAACTTTCTAGAGATTCTTTACGCCGAGACAAACAAcac TGCATGACATTTTTGGAGAGGCTAGCAAAGGTAATGCAGTTAGATGAAATATCACAAGAAATTGGAATGGATCTTCAAACAGAGTCGCTGCTTGTTCGAGCTGAGCAATTAGCAAGATTAGAGACGGACAAATTAGTTGACAAG ACTTCGGTTGTTTATCAACTTCAACGCCGGGTCAGAACGCTGCGTGAGCAACTTCAGCGGCGTGATCTTCACTTGGATCTTCTTCGCAGAAAACTCAGTCTTCAGGAAGATGGTGTTCGAGTGAAATCAATGCTGCAAAGTGAAAGAGATGAAGCAAACCTTCG AGCAAAGAAACTAGCAAAACAAGTTGACCGGTTACAGATGCAGTTAAATGATGAAAAAGCAAGGAGCAGAGAATTAAGTGCACAACTCACAGAGGCTGCAGATTATAAA ATAGCTGCATTGGAACGTAGTAGGAAGATAGAAGAGCTTCAAAAGCGTCTTGTTGAAAGTGAAATGTTGAGAACTAAATATAACAGGAAACTCACGATGCTAAAAGATCAGATGAGATCTACAAATGAAACAATAGATCAGGAAAGATCCATCAATGATCATTCAATGCAACTCCTCAGAGATGAATTAGCACAAGTAAAGCAAGATCTCTTGGAAGTTAGGCAGAGTCTGTCCGAAGCCACTCGTAGAGAATCACAG ttACAAAGTTTCCGATCGTCAGTGACAAAATTACTCTCAGAGCCAGTGTGTACACCCGATTATGAAATTATTTCACGCCTTCAGAAGATGGTCGCTGCACATCGTGACTTCACAATGTTATCTAGGAGATATGACGAGCCATTGGAAACCAGTCCTTCCAGATGCACCag CATTCATCCAGTCCATCCACCAAGATCACCAGGATCTCGCTGTACTCGGTACGATGATAGTGGATTTGCAGATCCACCAGATATGCACGACATCGATGATGATTACAACAAAAGACCTATTAGAAGTAGCCTACTTCCGTGA